Proteins encoded within one genomic window of Suricata suricatta isolate VVHF042 chromosome 17, meerkat_22Aug2017_6uvM2_HiC, whole genome shotgun sequence:
- the ZFP3 gene encoding zinc finger protein 3 homolog, whose protein sequence is MGTEHTEVIPKEEVCEEPEPPGAALEQPPRVADEGRELRADARAPPPGESTDGCVTPGSSRGGGASGTMTVKRSPSSERQQEDPAPPPPPGVPARERPHTCRECGKAFNQNSHLTQHLRVHSGEKPFQCGECGKPFGTNSSLRRHLRIHAGEKPFACGECGKAFIQSSHLVHHHRIHTGERPYRCGECGKAFSQNSALLLHQRIHTGEKPYACNECGKAFRVSSQLIQHQRIHTEERYHECGECGKAFKHSSGLIRHQKIHTGEKPYLCGECGKGFGQSSELIRHQRIHTGDKPYECRECGKTFGQNSEIVRHVRIHTGEKPYACGECGKAFRGHSELLRHERIHTGEKPFECPECGKAFRRSSHLAVHRRIHSGDKPHQCAQCARTFWDGSALLLHRRVHTGEKPYACDRCGKPFGQLSQLALHRRTHTGERPYECQQCSRTFSRSSHLLPLNSELRTGSRPPNPRSPLPSTATGDRAVLNAAPVRLRDRPSQKHTPAPAPGARGRTEPRSRPAPLRVRRSALGSGRLPSRRKLPGHRPARVPRVNTTVPAQAESAGPACGSGHHGLAGGGNPGWPFPAAISIPCAGAGAGALSVQIEGRRTCAHRREEGFHWIGRVSPKQNYKLSRRRCTGHSRVSTEETWPPAAPPPRARSACRSRRRKGLVHLLILPRPRSAGGQAVTRGFRLRAVSTDPDHLEESPLGVTGSQSPATRPQ, encoded by the exons ATGGGGACTGAGCACACGGAGGTCATTCCCAAGGAGGAAGTTTGCGAAGAGCCCGAGCCCCCTGGGGCAGCCCTGGAACAGCCCCCCAGGGTGGCCGACGAGGGCAGGGAGCTCAGAGCGGACGCGCGGGCCCCGCCCCCGGGGGAGTCCACCGACGGGTGTGTGACGCCTGGGTCTTCTCGGGGTGGCGGCGCGTCGGGGACGATGACCGTCAAGAGGTCCCCGTCCAGCGAGAGGCAGCAGGAGGACCCGGCGCCGCCTCCTCCGCCGGGGGTCCCCGCGCGGGAGAGGCCGCACACGTGCCGGGAGTGCGGGAAGGCCTTCAACCAGAACTCGCACCTGACGCAGCACCTGCGCGTGCACAGCGGCGAGAAGCCCTTCCAGTGCGGCGAGTGCGGCAAGCCGTTCGGGACCAACTCCAGCCTCCGGCGGCACCTGCGCATCCACGCGGGCGAGAAGCCATTTGCGTGCGGCGAGTGCGGCAAGGCCTTCATCCAGAGCTCGCACCTGGTGCACCACCACCGCATCCACACCGGCGAGCGGCCCTACCGCTGCGGCGAGTGCGGCAAGGCCTTCAGCCAGAACTCGGCGCTGCTGCTGCACCAGCGCatccacacgggcgagaagccgtACGCGTGCAACGAGTGCGGCAAGGCCTTCCGCGTCAGCTCGCAGCTCATCCAGCACCAGCGCATCCACACGGAGGAGCGCTACCACGAGTGCGGCGAGTGCGGCAAGGCCTTCAAGCACAGCTCGGGCCTCATCCGCCACCAGAAGATCCACACCGGCGAGAAGCCCTACCTGTGCGGCGAGTGCGGCAAGGGCTTCGGCCAGAGCTCCGAGCTCATCCGCCACCAGCGCATCCACACGGGCGACAAGCCGTACGAGTGCCGCGAGTGCGGCAAGACCTTCGGCCAAAACTCGGAGATCGTGCGGCACGTGCGGatccacacgggcgagaagccgtACGCGTGCGGCGAGTGCGGCAAGGCCTTCCGTGGCCACTCGGAGCTGCTGCGCCACGAGCGCatccacacgggcgagaagccgtTCGAGTGCCCCGAGTGCGGCAAGGCCTTCCGGCGGAGCTCGCACCTGGCCGTGCACCGGCGCATCCACAGCGGCGACAAGCCGCACCAGTGCGCCCAGTGCGCGCGCACCTTCTGGGACGGCTCGGCGCTGCTGCTGCACCGGAGGGTGCACACCGGCGAGAAGCCGTACGCGTGCGACCGCTGCGGGAAGCCGTTCGGCCAGCTATCGCAGCTGGCGCTGCACCGTCGGACGCACACGGGCGAGAGGCCATATGAGTGCCAGCAGTGCTCCCGGACCTTCAGCCGCAGCTCGCACCTGCTGC CGCTGAACTCTGAACTCCGCACCGGGTCACGGCCCCCCAACCCCCGGAGTCCACTCCCCAGCACGGCCACGGGTGACAGGGCCGTGCTGAATGCTGCGCCAG TGCGCCTGCGCGACCGCCCCTCCCAGAAgcacacccccgcccccgcccccggcgcgCGAGGCAGGACTGAGCCGCGGTCCCGGCCTGCGCCGCTCCGCGTGCGCCGCTCCGCGTTGGGGTCCGGGCGGCTGCCCTCCAGGAGGAAACTTCCCGGCCATCGACCGGCCCGCGTCCCGCGGGTCAACACAACAGTCCCTGCGCAGGCGGAGTCTGCGGGCCCGGCTTGCGGGAGTGGGCACCACGGACTGGCTGGTGGAGGAAATCCAGGGTGGCCATTTCCAGCCGCCATCAGCATCCCTTGTGCAGGCGCAGGCGCCGGCGCACTGAGCGTCCAGATAGAAGGCAGGAGAACTTGCGCACACCGGCGGGAAGAAGGCTTCCACTGGATCGGAAGAGTATCTCCAAAGCAAAACTACAAACTGTCTAGAAGGCGGTGTACGGGACACTCCCGG GTCTCCACTGAGGAGACGTGGCCACccgccgccccgccgccccgcGCCCGCTCGGCCTGCCGGAGTCGTCGCAGGAAAGGGCTCGTGCACCTGCTGATCCTCCCGCGTCCTAGATCCGCTGGCGGCCAGGCTGTGACCCGCGGGTTCAG gctccgagctgtcagcacagatcctgat